The Natrinema saccharevitans genome includes the window GGAGGGCGAGGGCCTGGACGTGACCGAGGCCGGGCTTCGGCTGTTCGTGCAGCAAGGCGGTTGTGCAGGCCTTTCCTACGGGATGCGGTTCGACGACGAACCCGACGAAGACGACACGATCTACGAACACCACGACCTGCGCGTGTTCGTCGATCCCGCGAGCCTGAAGTACATCGAGGGCAGCGTCCTCGATTACGAGGACGGACTGCAGGCCGAAGGGTTCCACGTCGACAATCCGAACGTCGTCAGCGAGTGCGGCTGTGGCGAGTCGTTCCGGACGTAAGCGACTGCGGTTCACCGCGTCTC containing:
- a CDS encoding HesB/IscA family protein, which produces MSTDSMDGGTAETQPEIEVTEDAAEQALSLLEGEGLDVTEAGLRLFVQQGGCAGLSYGMRFDDEPDEDDTIYEHHDLRVFVDPASLKYIEGSVLDYEDGLQAEGFHVDNPNVVSECGCGESFRT